GCGGTAAGCTGATGGGTGGCCCCGACGCCGATCTGGTGCAGGAGATCGTCCGAGAGGGTATGAGTTCCGGATTCAAAAAGATAATCTTGGATCTTGGGGATGTTTCCTGGGTCAATTCCACGGGATTAGGAATCCTTATCACGAGCCACATTTCTGTCACCAATGCCGGTGGCGTGGTGAAGTTGATGAGAGTTTCGCGCCGGATTGATTCTATCTTAATGGTCACAAAATTAAATACGATCTTTGAAGTTCACGATTCCAAGGAGCAGGCTATCGCCAGTTTCAACACTGAGGTTTCGGGAACCAGTGGAGAATAAGTTCGTGAGTTCATCGACCGAGGGACCTAATCCTAATATCGTTCCCGAGGCGGATTCAGGGAACCGAATGGTCCTCTATCTCCCCAGTGATTTGAATTATTTGTCGGTCGTCGATCGGATGGTTGAAGGTATTGCGGAGATGTTGGAGCTGGAGGAGGAAGATAATATCGCGGTGGCGACATCCGTCATTGAAGCTTGTACAAATGCTATACAACACGGCCATCGCCAAGAGGCCGCTAAATATTTTTTCTGCTCCTTTTACCTTGGGGAAAATGAATTGCAGGTCACGGTGAAAGACTGGGGTCCCGGGTTTAATCTCAACACGGTGCTGGGCGGCGACCCGACCCATGGCGAAGGACTGCTGAAATGCCGCGGCCGCGGCATTTTCATTATGCGCTCCATGATGGATACGGTTGAATTTGAGATGCGGGAACCCATTGGGACGACTGTTAAGTTAACGAAGCAACTGGCGCGGCGCGGTACTTCAAGCCCCGTCAGCGGGTAGGCGTCATCATTTCTGATAGCATGAACATTCATTTGGACGGTCCGGTGGTTTGAACCCCGGACTTTTTTGTGAATTCAGGAGATGAACATCGAATCAAGAATTGAAAACGGCCCTCTTCTCGGCATTGATCTAGGACGGCGCCGAACCGGTCTCGCCAAGTCCGATCCGGATCTCCGGGTTGCGACACCTCTGGTGATTGTAGAAGCGGCGGGGAACAAACTCGATTTTAGTATTCTGGATCATTGCCGGAAGAACGAAGTGACCGGTGTTGTCTTGGGGCTGCCCCGGCATATGGACGGCCGGGAAGGCGATTTGGCGCCCCGCACCCGGCGTCTTGCCGCCTATATCCACCGTCAGCTGAACATTCCTGTTTGGTTATGGGATGAGCGCCTGTCCACTCTTGAAGTGGACAGGCGCGCCAGAGAGGGAGGGAAACGCCAACAGCCGAGGGATGATTTGGCCGCGACACTCATCCTTCAGGGATTTATTGATGCACAAGCCTGGAAAAGGCCTCCAGCGCACGCCGGCGACGACCCAGGGGATCGATCCGAAGATGATGGGACCGCTGAATGATGCGGAGCCCCGGGAAAATGATCCTTTTACTCGCCCTGATCGGATTCGCGATCATCGCGGTGTGGGGCGCCAACATTTTGTTGAGGCCCTACCGGCCCTCCAATCCCAAAGTGACCTTCACCGTACTTCCGGGCGAGGATTTCTCCGCAATCCAAGCACGGCTCGTCAAATCCCGATTGATACCGAACTCCCCCTGGATTGCTCTGTGGGCGCGCTATAAGGGGTGGGACCGGAATCTAAGGGCCGGCCGGTATGAAATCGATCCTTCCATGCCGCCGGCCGAGATTTTCCGCACTTTTGTAGAAGGTCCCCGTGTGCTGCTGAAGGTCACCCTGCCGGAGGGATGGCGCAGCGCCGATGGGATTCAAAGACTTGAGGAATCGCTTGAATGTGATCCCGGCTCCTTATACAAAATAGCAAGGGATTCGACCTGGCTGCTCTCTCTGGGATTGCCGGCGCCCAATGTTGAAGGGTATCTTTTCCCCGAGACGTATTTCTTCGACCCCGGCACCACAGGTCATGAAATCCTCCGCCATATCTTATTAAAAACGATCGAATACTTTAATTTAGAGAGAGGGGCGCGGTTGAGGGAGCTTGGGATGACGCTGCATGAGGCGGTGACCCTGGCGAGTATTATTGAAGCAGAGGCCAAGCTGCCGGAGGAACGGGTTCGGATCAGCGCCGTTTTTCACAACAGGCTTCGGGAAGGGTGGCCGCTGCAAGCCGATCCCACGGTGCTCTTTGCGGTGGGGAAATCGGGCGAGCCGCCCTTGACCGAGGATCTGGAATCCCCCTCGCCCTATAATACCTATCTTGTACAAGGTTTGCCGCCTGGACCGATCAACAGTCCCGGCGCCGCGGCCTTGGAGGCCGCCCTGTATCCACTGCCCCACTGCAGGGAGTTCTTTTTTGTCGCCCGGCCCGATGGATCTCACATCTTCAGCCGAACACTACACGAGCATGAAGAGGCGCGCCGGCGCCTCAAACACTCAAAAGGATGACCAGGGTGATGATGGCGCGATGCCGGAAGCGATGCCGGAGGCGATGATTGTGGCGGGAGATGCCGAATCGTCTCCCAACCTGTCTTGAAAGCGGAATCGCGAGTCTGATACCTTTATTTTTAAACCCTGAAGTGGAATCGACGTTTAGCTTGGAGAGCTTGGGCCGGAGCTTCTTGTGACAATAGAAGAGACAAGGAGTCGTATGAACCGACAACTCGAAGAAAAGCTGGAACGGCTCGAGTCGCACCTGGCATCTCTGGGGTCCGCGGTGGTGGCTTATTCCGGAGGGGTCGACAGCGCCTTTCTCGCCGTCGCGGCCCACAGGGCTCTCGGCGCCCGGATGATCGCCGTCCTTGGTCATTCCCCTTCACTGGCGCAGAAGGAATGGAATGACGCTTGTAAGATTTCGGAACGCTTCGGATTCCCCATGGAGAAGGTTGTGACCCACGAGTTGGAGAATCCTCTTTATCAATCAAACACCCCCGATCGTTGCTACCATTGTAAAGATGAGCTTTTTCAAATCTTGAAGACTTGGGCGGCGGAAAAGGGGTTTCAGACGGTTCTTGATGGAACGAACAAAGATGATTTGGGAGACTATCGGCCCGGGCGGCGGGCCGGTGAAAAACACGGGATCAGGAGTCCCCTCATCGATTGTGGATGGACAAAGGAAGAAATCCGGCAGGTGAGCTTAGCCCTCGGCATTCCGATCTGGGACAAACCCGCTTCTCCCTGTCTCGCCTCCAGATTTCCCACCGGTGAGCCGATTCGCTTGGAGGCTCTGCGGTGGGTCGAAAAGGCTGAAACCGCCCTAAGGTCTCTGGGGTTTTTGGAGCAAAGGGTGCGGGTTCACGGAGAAATGGCTCGGATTGAATTATCTTTGGGTGAAATGCCCCGGATGCTGGAGCCGGGAATACGGGCCGCTGTCATTCAGAGTTTGCATGAAGCTGGATTTCGAAGGATTGTACTTGATTTGGAGGGGTATCGATCCAGCGGCGAGGGATGGAGCAAGAACGCCGAAGAGCTTCCGTAGGCATCGACTTTATCACAAGGCCCTGCCGTCAGTCGTCAGATTCGGGTTGATAGGGTCAGCTTCAAGATGGAGGATGAGGAACGTGGCCAAGATTAGTGCTGAAAACCAACCCCGTAGAGGCAGAACGGGCGCGCCCGCCCAAAAGACCGGGGGAGGTCCATCCCCAAGCAAAGGTGCGATCTTTGCGAGTTCCAGAGCTTCTGAAGGGCCTGAGTTCGGCCGGAAGAACTGGATCTTAATGGGGCTGGGGCTTGGAACCATTATATTGGGATTCGTGGCGCTGGCGCTTGGATCGATTACTGTGGCGCCGATCCTCCTCGTCCTGGGTTATATTGTCTTGGTGCCCTGGGCCATTCTGGCCCGGTCCCATCCGGAATCGAATCAAAAGGGGGCGAATAGCTCAGTTGGTTAGAGCGCCTGCCTTACAAGCAGGAGGTCACAGGTTCAACTCCTGTTTCGCCCACCGTACCGCGGGCCCCGTTTCTGCGGGAGAAGGGTCTGAAAATGAAGAATTCGAGTCGGATTTGTTTGAGAATCCTGCTCCTTGTGATGACTTGGCTGGCGTTGGGTTCCTCCAGATCCCTCGCTGGTCCCAACGCCGGTGGTGTCCTTTTACTCCATGTGGCTCCGGA
The Candidatus Eisenbacteria bacterium genome window above contains:
- a CDS encoding STAS domain-containing protein — its product is MKISKSQVDDIWIVHLSGKLMGGPDADLVQEIVREGMSSGFKKIILDLGDVSWVNSTGLGILITSHISVTNAGGVVKLMRVSRRIDSILMVTKLNTIFEVHDSKEQAIASFNTEVSGTSGE
- a CDS encoding ATP-binding protein, which produces MSSSTEGPNPNIVPEADSGNRMVLYLPSDLNYLSVVDRMVEGIAEMLELEEEDNIAVATSVIEACTNAIQHGHRQEAAKYFFCSFYLGENELQVTVKDWGPGFNLNTVLGGDPTHGEGLLKCRGRGIFIMRSMMDTVEFEMREPIGTTVKLTKQLARRGTSSPVSG
- the ruvX gene encoding Holliday junction resolvase RuvX; this translates as MNIESRIENGPLLGIDLGRRRTGLAKSDPDLRVATPLVIVEAAGNKLDFSILDHCRKNEVTGVVLGLPRHMDGREGDLAPRTRRLAAYIHRQLNIPVWLWDERLSTLEVDRRAREGGKRQQPRDDLAATLILQGFIDAQAWKRPPAHAGDDPGDRSEDDGTAE
- the mltG gene encoding endolytic transglycosylase MltG, which encodes MILLLALIGFAIIAVWGANILLRPYRPSNPKVTFTVLPGEDFSAIQARLVKSRLIPNSPWIALWARYKGWDRNLRAGRYEIDPSMPPAEIFRTFVEGPRVLLKVTLPEGWRSADGIQRLEESLECDPGSLYKIARDSTWLLSLGLPAPNVEGYLFPETYFFDPGTTGHEILRHILLKTIEYFNLERGARLRELGMTLHEAVTLASIIEAEAKLPEERVRISAVFHNRLREGWPLQADPTVLFAVGKSGEPPLTEDLESPSPYNTYLVQGLPPGPINSPGAAALEAALYPLPHCREFFFVARPDGSHIFSRTLHEHEEARRRLKHSKG
- the larE gene encoding ATP-dependent sacrificial sulfur transferase LarE, which gives rise to MNRQLEEKLERLESHLASLGSAVVAYSGGVDSAFLAVAAHRALGARMIAVLGHSPSLAQKEWNDACKISERFGFPMEKVVTHELENPLYQSNTPDRCYHCKDELFQILKTWAAEKGFQTVLDGTNKDDLGDYRPGRRAGEKHGIRSPLIDCGWTKEEIRQVSLALGIPIWDKPASPCLASRFPTGEPIRLEALRWVEKAETALRSLGFLEQRVRVHGEMARIELSLGEMPRMLEPGIRAAVIQSLHEAGFRRIVLDLEGYRSSGEGWSKNAEELP
- a CDS encoding DUF3098 domain-containing protein; translation: MAKISAENQPRRGRTGAPAQKTGGGPSPSKGAIFASSRASEGPEFGRKNWILMGLGLGTIILGFVALALGSITVAPILLVLGYIVLVPWAILARSHPESNQKGANSSVG